In the genome of Colletotrichum lupini chromosome 8, complete sequence, one region contains:
- a CDS encoding 2OG-Fe(II)oxygenase, translating into MGISTEVPQTVEWSGKRVPVYPMETVDFGRVLSQEPAELENMLRICQQQGFFYLDLNGLDGSRFLDDQQRTLELMHRYFEAPIEDKNELGLITAHLGYEPVGSRTGGLPNTRDGYEMFKVSRDEIQRSDPKFPKILQNDKEKAILKNAISGSNLVTKTVLSGLSTAMGLVGAARYENAHRNDRPSTSTLAMMHYVPADPIKDTQIGHQKHTDISSLTLLFAEEWGLQIRPPGTKEFGFVAPKKGCAIINVGDSLRFASGHTMMSCIHRVVPYNSEQHRYSIAYFLRAENDTMFKDSEGRYVTAGQWHDEKFYLFKATPDIQALAPPSMLYGGMTADEEWTPYAQPTAKAHAPEVSEELKQAPAVKETLVKAH; encoded by the exons ATGGGTATCTCCACTGAAGTCCCGCAGACCGTCGAGTGGTCCGGGAAGAGGGTCCCCGTCTACCCCATGGAGACTGTGGACTTTGGACGCGTCCTCTCCCAAGAGCCAGCCGAGCTTGAGAATATGCTCCGCATTTGCCAGCAACAGGGTTTCTTCTACCTGGACTTGAATGGCCTCGATGGCAGCAGATTCCTCGACGACCAGCAAAGGACTCTGGAGCTCATGCACCGCTACTTTGAGGCCCCTATCGAGGATAAGAACGAGCTCGGTCTCATCACCGCACATCTCGG ATATGAGCCCGTCGGCTCACGAACGGGTGGTCTTCCCAACACCAGAGACGGATATGAGATGTTCAAG GTCTCCCGTGATGAGATCCAAAGATCCGACCCCAAGTTCCCCAAGATCCTCCAGAACGATAAGGAGAAGGCAATTCTGAAGAACGCCATCTCCGGATCCAACCTGGTTACCAAGACCGTCCTCTCCGGTCTCTCCACCGCCATGGGCCTCGTCGGTGCCGCCCGTTACGAGAACGCCCACCGCAACGACCGCCCTTCTACCTCCACACTGGCAATGATGCACTACGTCCCCGCCGACCCCATCAAGGACACCCAAATCGGCCACCAGAAGCACACCGACATCAGTTCCCTCACCCTCCTCTTCGCCGAGGAGTGGGGGCTTCAGATCCGCCCCCCCGGCACCAAGGAGTTCGGCTTCGTCGCTCCCAAGAAGGGGTGCGCCATCATCAACGTTGGCGACTCCCTCCGCTTTGCCAGTGGCCACACCATGATGTCGTGCATCCACCGTGTCGTCCCGTACAACTCTGAGCAGCACCGCTACTCCATCGCTTACTTCCTCCGCGCCGAGAACGACACCATGTTCAAGGACAGCGAGGGCAGATACGTCACTGCTGGCCAGTGGCACGATGAGAAGTTCTACCTCTTCAAGGCCACCCCCGATATCCAGGCTCTTGCCCCCCCATCCATGTTGTACGGCGGCATGACTGCCGATGAGGAATGGACTCCGTACGCGCAGCCGACCGCTAAGGCGCACGCGCCTGAAGTGTCTGAGGAGCTTAAGCAAGCTCCGGCTGTGAAGGAGACTTTGGTTAAGGCCCATTAA
- a CDS encoding glycosyl hydrolase family 20 — protein sequence MAKDFVIRPSLILQELAAWFLEHTGPGHISPRRCPVRSKTDNLLAMTLGPQPYYWANTKQLSFGNSPPIATRAGYMALACMPFLFILGAKANPISALTGISHEKLNIWHNWVAWAMFVLALVHTFPFIVFHIWKGDIVKQWNDGGMWVTGVIAILAQAWLTFMSIRWVRDRYYELFKATHLFAAAVFFIFFFIHCDFRLTSWDYFIVTAVLYALCFFYSQFKTFMEHGVDYARVSLVTPHCLKVVIETNARWTPGQHVGTANTEMEVIVATRDLEFREWYCRALDDIIARRPHAENTKAPCISISFHETGTSVQNKSTSSNPESPAYDADKEVIETPGKPSDTEWQSPYGLVSLRTFNGRPDVSAISRRAIEQSGSVGLIACGPASLVFDLSQVAAEAQKRILQGGGGASEVWFYKENFSLDLIPTTSSDLGGTRAVIIPGVLEVFEEGRLYHQLAPKQVQVMALLQLIPAFFCTSVLAGGLQLLPPTLRTSESSPGTVWHVNKSPKTIYIEESLASKADTDGLTLIPPSGHDFAKLFQQDISELTGVNWTLQRVDRLPSPANASGILLGSFTSNTSSLTYENGNPTSEGYELVISPSGAFIGGTGARGMWWGTRTLLQLLLVGNGTLPTGRSVDAPAYATRGFMLDAGRKWYAPAFLKELCSFASFFKMSEFHYHLSDNYPLNRGQNASWQDVYSHFSLRPEDENLLPILHGRENETLSREDFADLQSHCASRGVTVIPEIEAPGHCLYLTKWKPELSLTKRDLLNLSHPDTIPTVKRIWSEFLPWFETKEVHVGADEYDATLADDYIGFVNEMSSFINSTVGKRIRIWGTNEPSENKTISKDVVIQHWQYGESDPVLLSNNDYDIINSEDWWAYMSLKNDHMPILPARYPQFYNETRVLNFANEPKWQWTPADFNPFNKTMQLSDSSPANRGAILAAWNDNGPDASTQLEAYYAMRRGIALVGARAWSGSRGAQLVDEGVAPSIDFFTPLAPGQNLERIVTKSKPTCKGPLVSWSRSTNESEAVHLGHGSKGMNYTLTLAVTGPFTLSGPDTALALDEGGSLSFTADGWPYPLRSVSERDAMQLDPGHPGRIWSNVSTSTHEAVTISKLPANVTIVTDVLHGSMAWINGQFAGRFEVFVYGGRNTLFSWSQMAFVAPLEDVRGPGIQSLVVDNVAHFTN from the exons ATGGCTAAGGACTTTGTCATCAGGCCGTCTCTTATCCTACAAGAGTTGGCGGCTTGGTTCCTGGAACACACAGGCCCTGGGCACATATCTCCTCGGCGCT GCCCTGTGAGATCGAAGACTGACAATCTTCTAGCAATGACCCTCGGTCCTCAGCCATACTACTGGGCTAACACCAAACAACTGAGCTTTGGAAACTCGCCGCCAATTGCCACTCGTGCCGGTTACATGGCATTGGCATGTATGCCATTTCTTTT CATTCTAGGCGCTAAGGCAAACCCGATTTCAGCCCTGACCGGTATATCCCACGAGAAACTCAATATCTGGCATAACTGGGTGGCATGGGCTATGTTTGTACTTGCGCTGGTCCATACGTTTCCTTTTATCGTATTTCACATCTGGAAAGGCGACATAGTCAAGCAGTGGAATGATGGAGGTATGTGGGTTACAGGCGTCATTGCTATCCTAGCTCAAGCATGGTTGACCTTCATGTCTATTCGTTGGGTCCG GGACCGATATTACGAGCTGTTCAAGGCAACTCACCTCTTTGCAGCCGCTGTCTTCTTCATTTTCTTCTTCATCCACTGCGACTTCCGTCTCACCTCATGGGACTACTTCATCGTCACAGCTGTGTTGTACGCTCTATGCTTCTTCTACTCACAATTCAAAACCTTCATGGAGCACGGTGTCGATTACGCCCGAGTATCACTGGTCACACCTCATTGTCTGAAGGTCGTCATTGAAACCAATGCCCGCTGGACACCGGGACAGCACGT AGGGACCGCAAACACAGAGATGGAAGTTATTGTGGCAACCCGTGATCTGGAGTTCCGGGAATGGTACTGCAGAGCATTGGACGACATTATTGCTCGACGTCCCCATGCCGAGAACACAAAGGCGCCATGTATTTCAATTTCTTTCCATGAGACCGGGACCTCAGTGCAAAACAAGTCGACCTCGTCAAATCCAGAATCTCCGGCATATGATGCAGACAAGGAGGTGATTGAAACACCCGGGAAGCCTTCCGACACTGAATGGCAATCACCTTATGGGCTGGTCAGTCTACGCACCTTCAACGGACGACCAGATGTATCCGCAATTTCCAGGCGAGCCATTGAGCAATCAGGGAGCGTTGGCTTAATAGCCTGTGGTCCGGCATCATTGGTCTTCGACTTGTCTCAAGTTGCGGCCGAAGCCCAGAAACGCATTCTGCAAGGCGGAGGTGGTGCCAGTGAGGTCTGGTTCTACAAGGAGAACTTTTC GCTTGATCTCATTCCAACCACTTCCAGTGATCTTGGAGGTACTCGTGCCGTGATCATCCCTG GTGTATTGGAAGTGTTCGAAGAGGGCAGGCTATATCATCAACTTGCGCCGAAACAAGTTCAAGTCATGGCGCTCTTGCAGCTCATCCCGGCATTCTTCTGCACTTCAGTGTTAGCAGGGGGTCTCCAACTTCTCCCTCCCACCCTCCGAACTTCGGAATCCTCTCCAGGCACTGTGTGGCACGTCAATAAAAGCCCAAAGACCATCTACATCGAGGAAAGTTTAGCCTCCAAAGCCGATACAGATGGCTTGACTCTAATTCCACCAAGCGGCCACGACTTTGCGAAGCTCTTCCAACAAGACATTAGCGAGCTTACAGGCGTCAACTGGACATTACAGCGCGTCGATCGTCTCCCCAGCCCCGCCAACGCCAGCGGCATTCTTCTCGGCTCTTTCACCAGCAACACCTCGTCGCTCACCTACGAAAATGGCAATCCTACGTCGGAAGGTTATGAGCTCGTCATCTCCCCGTCTGGCGCCTTCATTGGCGGCACCGGCGCGCGGGGGATGTGGTGGGGGACAAGAACCTTGCTCCAGCTCCTGCTGGTAGGGAACGGGACTCTGCCCACAGGGCGATCGGTTGACGCGCCGGCCTATGCCACGCGAGGCTTTATGCTCGATGCCGGACGCAAGTGGTACGCGCCCGCTTTCCTCAAGGAGCTGTGCAGCTTCGCTTCCTTCTTCAAGATGAGCGAGTTTCACTATCACCTCAGCGACAACTACCCGCTCAACCGCGGGCAGAACGCGTCATGGCAAGATGTCTACTCCCACTTCTCGCTGCGGCCGGAAGATGAGAATTTGTTGCCGATCCTTCACGGTCGGGAGAACGAGACCTTGTCCCGAGAAGACTTTGCCGATCTTCAGAGTCATTGCGCGTCAAGAGGTGTAACTGTTATCCCGGAGATCGAAGCACCAGGTCATTGCCTCTACCTCACCAAGTGGAAGCCCGAGCTCTCATTGACGAAGCGCGACTTGCTCAACTTGTCTCATCCGGATACCATCCCAACTGTCAAGCGTATTTGGTCGGAGTTTCTTCCCTGGTTCGAGACGAAGGAAGTTCATGTTGGCGCAGACGAATACGATGCGACGCTGGCTGACGACTACATTGGCTTTGTGAACGAGATGTCTTCTTTCATCAACTCCACTGTCGGTAAGAGAATTCGGATCTGGGGAACAAACGAGCCATCCGAAAACAAGACTATCTCCAAAGACGTAGTAATTCAGCACTGGCAGTACGGCGAATCGGACCCGGTTCTGCTATCAAACAATGACTACGACATAATCAACTCCGAGGACTGGTGGGCATACATGTCTCTTAAGAACGACCACATGCCAATTCTGCCTGCTCGCTACCCCCAATTTTACAACGAAACTCGAGTGCTCAACTTCGCCAACGAGCCTAAGTGGCAGTGGACACCGGCGGATTTTAACCCGTTCAACAAGACCATGCAGTTATCAGATAGTTCACCGGCAAACAGAGGTGCCATTCTTGCGGCTTGGAACGACAACGGCCCGGATGCCTCTACCCAGCTGGAGGCGTACTATGCCATGCGCCGAGGCATAGCGCTGGTCGGAGCACGCGCGTGGAGTGGCAGCCGTGGCGCACAGCTCGTAGACGAAGGGGTTGCGCCTAGCATTGACTTCTTCACGCCTCTCGCACCGGGGCAGAATCTTGAGCGTATAGTGACGAAGTCCAAGCCTACATGCAAAGGGCCATTAGTCTCATGGTCTCGTTCTACCAATGAGTCTGAGGCAGTACACCTTGGCCATGGAAGTAAGGGCATGAACTATACCCTGACGCTGGCTGTCACTGGACCTTTCACACTGTCCGGTCCTGATACCGCTCTCGCATTAGATGAAGGTGGCAGCCTCTCATTCACTGCGGACGGATGGCCTTATCCTCTTCGGTCCGTGAGCGAACGAGATGCTATGCAGCTTGACCCTGGGCACCCAGGCCGGATTTGGTCGAACGTATCTACTTCGACACACGAGGCAGTTACGATATCGAAGCTCCCTGCGAACGTCACCATCGTCACAGACGTGCTCCATGGAAGCATGGCCTGGATCAATGGACAGTTCGCAGGGCGTTTCGAAGTGTTTGTGTATGGGGGTCGTAACACACTTTTCAGCTGGAGCCAAATGGCCTTCGTTGCGCCGTTGGAAGATGTACGTGGCCCTGGGATACAGAGTCTTGTGGTCGACAACGTTGCCCATTTTACGAATTAG
- a CDS encoding amidohydrolase produces MAPLTGAEKMDELPPYSPPAATAAESRRVLSSSVRRRHHPALPLLPRRSRTLRVLGLACLAFIVYAQWRQIYPVGGVSGPEFTIHGLSTRQLREDLSTCGKLHSRPIDPPGYGRTRNARYVDGKKPTVIRNTTIWVGEPVEGSADYSWISADVFIEHGLIKQVAEGIAIASLPGDVLVYDAGGRPLTSGIIDMHSHAAVHSLPTLHGNEDVSELSKDITPYVRSIDGIQPTDHQLQVIKSGGVTTSLILPGSSNNIGGEAFVIKHAVGAADGRNETSVIDMLADPDHTWRHMKMACGENSKQVHGKAGERGPYSRLGESWEFRQAFEHAAKLIRKQDDWCHAAAQGLDNVQTYLSHDLEWEALIAVLRGQVHVHAHCYTINDLEAFVDHTNEFKFPIRAFHHAHQTYLVPEVSIRKALDGISHCCVFYSLVIPKILKRAWGNNPPASALFADNMWYKAEAAMGSEYAGKHLYDAGLTPIYVSDNPVLNAQHVVFEAAKAYKYGLPYHAALASVTTAPAERLGMEHRLGKVKPGFDADIVVWDSDPLSVGATPVQVWIDGTAQYDEPIRLNKTYEGTIVPDENLSEVVVKPQIMQGDVVLTGISKVLHSVTVSGLAADGKTYNVAVSNGKITCIGGCEAELKVASSHEGTLIHLKSGHLTPSFIAFGSTIGLNAIDSERNTDNGADGGKFSRGVDGLALDTDKLQVAHRYGVTRAISAPKFTALGTHHGTSTGFLTGAGTTLDRGAVFARDAAVHYTLDLSAKSGVNGISSISGGVGELRRKLLTAVSSLAANDTILVEDRYTEVAFLREVVEGQMALVVTVHSADTIAALLDVKSSVEEVLSELVDSPNTLRFVVYGGAEAHLVADALSAAKVGVVLAPMQSFAVSWDQRRALTGAPLTNGTSVDVLVQAGVDVAIGLEEDWIVRDLGLLAGAAFKNGEGRLSEKSALDLVGRNVYRILGLEDELEDEHFVIHEGSPLEIESRVRAVGDRGPGLLVFI; encoded by the coding sequence ATGGCACCACTTACGGGCGCCGAAAAGATGGATGAGCTGCCGCCCTACAGCCCGCCAGCGGCGACAGCGGCTGAAAGTCGCCGTGTCCTCTCTTCGTCagtgcggcggcggcatcaTCCGGCTCTCCCACTTTTACCCCGCAGGTCGCGAACATTGCGCGTTCTTGGTTTAGCATGCCTCGCGTTCATCGTCTACGCGCAATGGAGACAGATTTACCCCGTGGGCGGCGTCTCCGGGCCGGAATTTACGATTCATGGGCTCTCAACTCGCCAGCTGCGAGAGGATCTGTCGACTTGCGGAAAACTGCACAGTCGACCGATTGACCCGCCTGGTTACGGGAGGACACGGAACGCCCGCTACGTGGACGGCAAGAAACCCACAGTCATCAGGAACACAACAATCTGGGTCGGGGAGCCGGTTGAAGGGTCTGCCGACTATTCATGGATTTCTGCCGACGTGTTTATTGAGCACGGCCTTATCAAACAGGTCGCTGAGGGCATAGCGATAGCCTCCCTGCCCGGAGATGTTCTCGTCTACGATGCGGGTGGGCGGCCGCTCACCAGCGGCATCATCGACATGCACAGCCATGCTGCAGTGCACTCACTGCCAACACTACACGGCAATGAGGATGTCAGCGAGCTGTCGAAAGATATCACTCCCTATGTCCGATCCATTGACGGCATTCAGCCGACGGATCATCAACTCCAGGTCATCAAGTCTGGCGGCGTTACCACGTCGTTGATTCTTCCTGGATCAAGTAACAATATTGGCGGCGAAGCCTTTGTGATCAAGCACGCCGTCGGAGCTGCTGACGGACGCAATGAAACAAGCGTAATTGATATGCTAGCTGATCCGGATCATACCTGGCGGCATATGAAGATGGCATGTGGTGAGAATTCGAAGCAGGTCCACGGGAAGGCGGGTGAACGTGGCCCGTACAGCCGCCTCGGTGAAAGCTGGGAATTCCGTCAGGCTTTCGAGCATGCTGCCAAGTTGATCCGCAAGCAAGATGACTGGTGCCACGCCGCTGCTCAAGGTCTTGATAATGTCCAGACTTATCTCAGCCACGATCTAGAATGGGAGGCACTGATTGCTGTGCTCAGGGGCCAAGTCCATGTTCATGCTCATTGCTACACCATTAATGATCTCGAAGCTTTCGTGGATCACACGAATGAGTTCAAGTTTCCCATCCGCGCATTTCATCATGCCCACCAGACGTATCTCGTGCCCGAGGTAAGTATTCGCAAAGCCCTTGATGGTATCTCCCATTGCTGCGTCTTTTACTCACTCGTCATTCCCAAGATTCTCAAACGGGCATGGGGAAATAATCCACCAGCATCCGCCCTCTTCGCTGACAACATGTGGTACAAAGCCGAAGCTGCTATGGGCTCAGAATACGCGGGAAAACATCTCTATGATGCTGGACTGACGCCCATCTACGTGAGCGATAATCCGGTGCTCAATGCACAGCACGTCGTGTTTGAAGCTGCGAAAGCGTACAAGTATGGTCTGCCTTACCACGCTGCACTGGCATCCGTCACCACTGCCCCAGCTGAGAGGCTGGGAATGGAGCATCGCCTCGGTAAAGTCAAGCCTGGCTTCGATGCCGATATCGTCGTCTGGGATAGTGACCCATTGAGCGTTGGGGCTACGCCAGTCCAGGTCTGGATTGACGGTACTGCTCAGTATGACGAACCAATTAGACTTAACAAGACCTATGAGGGTACCATAGTCCCCGATGAGAATCTCAGCGAGGTTGTCGTAAAGCCTCAGATCATGCAGGGCGACGTTGTCTTGACAGGAATTTCAAAAGTACTACACTCCGTAACAGTGAGTGGCTTAGCAGCCGATGGGAAAACCTACAACGTAGCCGTCTCTAACGGCAAGATTACTTGTATTGGAGGCTGCGAAGCCGAGCTCAAAGTTGCGTCTAGCCATGAAGGTACTCTAATTCACCTAAAGAGCGGCCATCTTACTCCGTCCTTCATCGCCTTTGGCTCAACGATCGGTCTGAACGCCATAGACTCGGAGCGAAATACCGACAACGGTGCAGACGGGGGAAAGTTCAGTCGCGGTGTTGACGGGCTCGCCCTCGATACGGATAAACTGCAAGTTGCCCACCGCTATGGTGTCACCCGAGCCATCTCGGCCCCCAAATTCACGGCTCTCGGCACGCATCACGGCACAAGCACTGGGTTTCTCACCGGGGCTGGGACTACTCTCGACCGTGGTGCCGTGTTTGCTCGCGACGCTGCTGTGCACTATACTCTCGATCTTTCCGCGAAAAGCGGGGTTAATGGAATTTCATCCATCTCAGGAGGTGTTGGCGAGCTGCGACGGAAGCTTCTCACGGCAGTCTCATCGCTCGCTGCGAATGACACTATCCTTGTGGAAGACCGATACACGGAGGTCGCGTTTCTCCGAGAAGTTGTCGAAGGGCAGATGGCACTCGTCGTTACTGTGCATAGCGCAGACACCATCGCTGCCTTGTTAGACGTCAAAAGCAGTGTTGAGGAGGTTCTTTCAGAGCTCGTAGACAGCCCGAACACGCTTCGTTTCGTCGTATACGGTGGCGCCGAAGCTCACCTGGTTGCCGACGCCTTATCTGCAGCCAAAGTGGGAGTTGTTTTGGCACCAATGCAGTCTTTTGCGGTTTCTTGGGATCAGCGACGAGCGCTTACGGGCGCGCCTTTGACAAACGGCACAAGTGTAGATGTCTTGGTTCAGGCTGGAGTTGATGTGGCTATTGGCTTGGAGGAGGACTGGATCGTGCGAGACCTTGGCTTGCTCGCGGGCGCGGCGTTCAAAAATGGCGAAGGGCGGCTGAGTGAGAAAAGTGCATTGGACTTGGTCGGAAGGAATGTGTACAGGATCCTCGGTCTGGAGGATGAACTTGAGGATGAGCACTTTGTGATACACGAAGGGAGTCCGCTTGAGATTGAATCTAGGGTGCGGGCTGTTGGTGACAGAGGACCGGGCCTATTAGTTTTCATCTAG
- a CDS encoding ctr copper transporter, translating into MDMNMATSTAMAMATSTSAASGDMSSMSMSMSEMAMTFFEAFQTPLYSDAWTPTSPGQYAGTCIFLIVLGSILRLLLALKPVLEDRFWRNYPVYESDKQALTSHHAESVEPGQAGSVIRKDIVGRWKGWRAGAAAARATYEVIVGGIGYLLMLAVMTMNVGYFLSVLSGVWLGTFLLGGLAGGSPAIHC; encoded by the exons ATGGATATGAACATGGCAACCAGCACAGCCATGGCGATGGCAACATCGACTAGTGCTGCCTCCGGCGACATGTCGAGTATGTCGATGTCAATGTCTGAAATGGCTATGACATTCTTCGAAGCCTTCCAAACACCGCTCTACTCGGACGCATGGACACCGACAAGTCCCGGTCAATATGCGGGCACCTGCATCTTTCTTATCGTGCTGGGCTCGATCTTACGCCTCCTACTCGCTCTTAAGCCCGTACTCGAAGACCGATTCTGGAGAAACTACCCCGTCTACGAATCGGACAAGCAAGCCTTGACAAGTCACCATGCAGAGAGTGTTGAGCCAGGACAGGCCGGCTCGGTGATCCGAAAAGATATTGTGGGACGGTGGAAAGGGTGGCGGgctggtgctgctgctgcaagGGCAACTTACGAGGTCATTGTGGGAGGGATCGGATATCTCCT GATGCTTGCGGTCATGACGATGAATGTTGGCTACTTTCTCTCCGTGCTCAGTGGTGTTTGGCTCGGAACATTTCTGCTCGGCGGACTTGCTGGCGGTAGTCCGGCAATCCACTGCTAG